GAGGTGAGTGCGGCAGCGACTGCGCGAACCGAAGAAGCGCTCGCCCATTTCGACCGACTGGACGCGGACGGAAATGGTGTCGTCACGCAAAGCGAGCGCCGCCGCAATGCATTTAATCGGATGGACAGCGATGGTGACGGGCTCATTACGAAGCGAGAGCTGAAAGAGGCGCGCGGTGAACGCAGGCGGAAGATGCAAGAGCGCGGCGGTCGCCGCGGACATCATCCCAAGGATGGGCACCGAGGTGCGCACGCTGATAGGCCGAACTAGGCTTTTATCGATTTCTGTTTGAGTTAACCGATTACAGTGCACAGTGACGAGGCAAAGCTGGTCGATCTTGTTTGCAAGGGGGATCAGCGTGCCTACACCGAGTTGGTGATGCGCCACCTGTCCTCCATTGAGGTGTACGCCAAGCGCATCGTCAGTGATGAGGCGCTCGCACAAGACATTGCTCAAGAGGTGATGACGGTTCTTTGGCAGCGGTCGAGTGATTTTAATCCGGCTAAAGCGCGCCTTACGACCTGGCTGCACCGCATCGCACATAATCGGTGTGTTGATGTGCTGAGAAAGCGAAAACGCGAGGTTAGTCTAGACTCGGATGAGCCGCAGCGAGAGGCATTAGCGCCCGCGCCGAGTACTCTAGCTCAGCCGTCGATTGATGCAGGGCTTAGACGATTACCTGAGAGCCAGCGCACGGCACTGGTGCTCACTTATTATCAAAACTTATCGAACCGTGAAGTTGCAGAGATTATGAATTCCTCGGTTCGCGCCGTAGAGTCCTTGTTGGTGAGGGCGCGCGGTAATCTAAAAAAGCAGCTGGAGGCACAGCAATGAGCCTAGAAGATAAATCACACAAACGGGCACGTGATGTTGTGGCCGCCTACGGTGCCGAGCCGAGTGCTTGGCCTGACGAGTATCGCGCCGATGTGCATCATGCGCTGTCAGCACATGATGACTTAGCGCAGCAGCTGTCTGAAGCGAGGACGTTGGACGACTATTTGAACCAGTCTTCGATTGTTGCCGCTCTGGATGGAGAGCGCGTAGCTAGGCAAATCGCGCAGCACGTCTCGCAGCAGTCGACATGGCGCGCACGACTCAGTGTTCGTCTCGAAGCCTTGGCAGAGTCGATGTCATCAAATGCTTGGAAACCCGCC
The Candidatus Paraluminiphilus aquimaris genome window above contains:
- a CDS encoding EF-hand domain-containing protein: MNRRPLLMLAMAAALSFPAVAMDHGDESREPHRAVKALKQMDANGDGMISFDEFRPPEGRDTPEMRMDSDGDGILSRDEVSAAATARTEEALAHFDRLDADGNGVVTQSERRRNAFNRMDSDGDGLITKRELKEARGERRRKMQERGGRRGHHPKDGHRGAHADRPN
- a CDS encoding sigma-70 family RNA polymerase sigma factor — translated: MHSDEAKLVDLVCKGDQRAYTELVMRHLSSIEVYAKRIVSDEALAQDIAQEVMTVLWQRSSDFNPAKARLTTWLHRIAHNRCVDVLRKRKREVSLDSDEPQREALAPAPSTLAQPSIDAGLRRLPESQRTALVLTYYQNLSNREVAEIMNSSVRAVESLLVRARGNLKKQLEAQQ